Below is a genomic region from Cupriavidus sp. P-10.
CCAGGACATCAGCGATAGTCTTGAGTGGAGATTGCGTGCCCAGCAGGCTGACCGCGCACGCGTGTCGTAATGCATGAGGTCCCTGATTACGTGCGATGGGGACACCCGCGTTACGGAGACGATCAACAACAACGTGATACACCCCACTACCTTGCAAGGACCGGTGCGGAGCCGCAGTCCGGATGAAAATCTCGCGGGCAGTGGTCTGGGGACGACCATTGCGCAAGTAATCCAGGATGGCTTCCCCGACAGTGCGCAGCAAGGGCAGCATGGATTCCGATCGGGTCTTGGTATGGCGAATACGAATGCGTTCCCCTCTCCAATCCAGTTCCTCCAGGCGGAGCCTCGCCACTTCGCTTGCGCGCAGTCCATAGGTGCAAAGCATCAGCAGGATCGCATAGTCGCGCAATCCCTTCGGGCTGCGATCCTGCTGCGCGGATTCGAGGAGCAACTCAACTTCTCTGGTGCGTAGCGCCGAGGGAATGGCCTCGTCAGCATAGATTCGAGGACTGATCAAATCAGGGGCAAGATCTCGAACAACCCAGCCGTTCTGATGCAGGTAGCGCAGGAAGCTACGCAACGCGTTCACCATATTCTTGATGGCGCCCCGTCCTAAATGCGACGCTTGGGACTGCACATAGCGGTCGATATCAGCCAGCGTGATCTGCGCAAGCAGCGCCTTGGTTCCTCCTCCGTCCAATGATTCGAGGAAATGTAGGACGATGCGTTGACGCGTGGATAGCGTTGTGCTCGCCAAATCACGCGTCGTCACGAGCCAGCTGACGTATGAATCGCAAAGTTGCTTATGAAATGCCTCGCGCGCGCTTGCAGGTATTGGAGCCGGAGGCCAGCGGCCTTGCACCAGACGCAACAACATCTGAATACCGCTGAGATGCCAGTTGCGCCATGCCTCAAGATTCTGTGGGCTACGTCCGTTCCGCCGCCGGAACCGGCGTAGCTGGTAGTTCAGGTACGCGGTCACGTGAACGGGCTGAATCTGTTCGACCTCGATTTGGCGCTGGCGCGTGTAGGTGAGGAATCGCAGGGCAACATGCAGGCTGCGCTTACACGCCTCATCGGAGTAACGTTCCTCGCGCAGATGAGTTTCGAGCCGGGCGAGAGATTCCGGCAATGATGTCGTCGGTAACATATGCACCTCCTTGGGGGGGCATCACCAAGGATCGCGCATTCTTCATTCTTGCAATTGTTATGCGAAGCGAACCGGCTACAAGCGTCCGCCCCGCGGGGTCCGATTGCCTCTCCTTCACATTACAGACTTCTCCGCATTAGCGGATTAATCGTCAGCTGGCGATTAATCCGCAACCTCGCAGCCAATACCCAGCGCATCTACCTTCATTATGTTCGTGCGTTTGCCCAGCATTTCGGGCGTTCGCCTGAGCTTCTGGGCCCGGAGGAAGTCCACGCCTGGCAGTTGCATCTAGTGGAATCCCAGCGATCCCGCAGCACGCTCGTGGTGGCCACCTCCGCGTTGCGCTTCCTCTACCATGTCACGCTTAAACGAGACTGGGCCATTGAGGAGATCGCCGCATCGAAGAGGCCTCGCATGCTGCCGGTCATTCTCAGTCCGGATGAGGTGATGCGGTTTCTCGAGTCCATCCCCAGCGTCAAGCACCGCGCCATCCTGATGACGGCTTATGCGGCGGGCCTGCGGATCTCGGAAGCGCTCAGTCTGAGGGTCTGCGACATCGACAGCCAACGGATGGTGCTGCGTGTCGCGCAAGGCAAAGGGCAGGTCGACCGCTACGTCATGCTTTCATCGCGCCTGCTGGAGATCCTGCGCAGCTACTGGCGTATTGGCCGTCCGCAACATTGGCTGTTCCCCGGCAGCGTTCCGGGCCAGCACATCACCCCCGGTACCGTGAGGCGCGCGTGCGGTGATGCCCGCCGCCGTGCCGGCATCACCAAGCCCATTACGCCACACGCGTTGCGGCATGCGTTCGCGACGCACCTGCTCGAGTCCGGTACCGACGTGCGCACTATCCAACTGTTGCTTGGCCATCGCAACTTAGCCACGACCTCGCGCTACCTGAAGGTCGCCACCAGCACCGTGTGCGCGACCACCAGCCCCTTCGACCGCCTCCCTCGACCACCGGCCTCGACCATTTCGCCCGAGCCACCGCCCGCACGCGACTGACCGCGCTCATGCCGGCCCCGCTGGAGCTGGCGGACATCCTGCGCCGCCACGGTCCGTCGTATCGTCAACTGCACGCCGACTCGCTTGGTCGCGAGCCGCAGCGTGTCATGCGCGCCATCGAGCAATGCCGTACCGCGGCCTTGGGCGGTCATGTCGAGCAGTGTGATAGCTGCGGCCATCAGCGTATTGCCTATAACTCATGTCGTAATCGGCACTGTCCGAAGTGCCAGTCGCTCGCCCGCGCGCAGTGGCTTGACGACCGCCAGGCGGACCTCCTGCCTGTGCCGTACTTCCATGTCGTCTTTACCCTGCCCGAGCCAATCGCGGCAATCGCCTTCCAGAACAAGCGCGTGGTCTATGACATCCTGTTTCAGGCCACCGCCGACACCCTGCGGACCGTCGCCGCGGATTCCCGCCACCTGGGTGCCACGCTCGGCTTCATCGCGATCCTGCACACCTGGGGACAGACGCTGGTACATCATCCACACCTACACTGCGTCGTCCCCGGCGGGGGTCTCTCGCTGGACGGTAAGCGCTGGGTCGCCTGCCGACCCGGGTTCTTCCTGCCCGTGCGGGTGCTCTCGCGCCTATTCCGGCGATTGTTTCTCGCGCGCCTGCAACATGCCTTCGACGCCGGAAGGCTGCGATTCTTCTCAACGCTAGCGCACTTGGTCAAGCGCGACTCCTTCCTCGGCCATCTTGTCGGCCCGCGCCACACTGGAGATGACCCGTTTTTTCGGACAGCACCTATCTTGAACCAAAGGAGGTGCTCACCATGGCTAAACATCACATGCCGTATGCCGCGGCCTTCCGGCAGCAAATGGTTGACCTGGTCCATGCAGGTCGTCGACCGGAGGATCTGGCCAAGGAGTTCGAGCCCACGGCTCAGACCATCTACGGCTGGGTCGCCCAGGCCGAACGTGACGCAGGCACACGTCATGACGGCCTGACCAGTGCCGAGCACCAGGAACTCACGCGGCTACGCCGTGAGAACCGGCAGCTCAAAATGGAGAGGGAGATATTGGCAAAAGCCGCGGCCTGGTTTGCCCGGGAGACCGACTCGCTGCCCGACAAGGGTACGAATTCATGAAGGCGAACCAGGCTCGCTATCCGTTGTCCACCATGGCCCGGCTGCTTGAGGTCTCGCGCAGTGGCTTCCATGCGTGGAACGGGCGCTGCCCCAGCCCCCGTGTCGTGCGCGACAAGCTGCTGCTGGTGCAGATCCGCGCGATCCACTCCCGCTCCTATGGCACCTATGGCGTGCCCCGCATACACGCAGCGCTGCTGCGTCAGGGGATCCGGGTGGGGCGCAAGCGCGTGGCCAGACTGATGCGTGAGGCCGGGCTGCGCGGGGCATGCCGGCCTCACTTCATCTGCACGACGCGCCGCGCAGCGTGGGCCAGACCCGCTGCCGATCTGGTGCAGCGGCACTTCCGTGCCGAGGCCCCCAACCAGTTGTGGGTTGCCGATGCGACATACATTCCGACCAGGGCCGGCTTTTACTATCTCGCTGTCGTCCTCGACGTGTACAGCCGACGCATCGTGGGCTGGGCCATGGGCAACCACCTCCGCACTGCGCTGATGCTGCAGGCGCTGGACATGGCCCTGGCACAACGTCGTCCCACCGAGGTGATCCATCATTCGGATCAAGGCTGCCAATACACGTCTGTGGCGTTTGGCCAGCGCTGCCGGGAGGCCGGGGTGCGGCCGTCCATGGGCTCGGTCGGCGATGCCTACGACAACGCGATGTGCGAGGCCTTCTTCGCCACGCTCGAATGTGAGCTGCTCAACCGTTCGCACTTCGCGACGCACGACGACGCCCGGCGCGGACTCTTCACCTGGATCGAAGGCTGGTACAACCCACATCGCCTGCACAGTGCGCTCGGATATCGCTCCCCGCAGGAATTTGAACAGCTACCGCCCGGGATCAGACATCCGTCGCTACACCGGGCCTACACTGCCCCATCACAAGGAGACAACCCATCGAACTAAGATTCCAATGCAAATCTGTTCGATAAAACGGAGTAACCCCACACAGAGTGGGTCGTCTATGCTAAGGAGCCGTTCGGTGGCCCCCGGCAGGTCCTGGACTATCTGGGCCGCTACACGCATCGCGTAGCGATCTCCAACAACCGGCTACTTGAGCTTACCGAGGAGCACGTCACGTTCCGCTGGAAGGACTATCGCCACCCCGGCGAGCCGCACGCGATGTCCTTACCCGCCCACGAATTCATCCGACGCTTCCTGCTGCACGTGCTGCCGCGAGGATTCCAGCGGATCCGCCACTACGGCCTGCTCAGCAATCGCTCACGCGAGCGTGGGCTGGCCGATTGTCGCCGGTTGCTCGAGGCCCCGCCCTTGCGCGAGGTTCGCCT
It encodes:
- a CDS encoding site-specific integrase translates to MLPTTSLPESLARLETHLREERYSDEACKRSLHVALRFLTYTRQRQIEVEQIQPVHVTAYLNYQLRRFRRRNGRSPQNLEAWRNWHLSGIQMLLRLVQGRWPPAPIPASAREAFHKQLCDSYVSWLVTTRDLASTTLSTRQRIVLHFLESLDGGGTKALLAQITLADIDRYVQSQASHLGRGAIKNMVNALRSFLRYLHQNGWVVRDLAPDLISPRIYADEAIPSALRTREVELLLESAQQDRSPKGLRDYAILLMLCTYGLRASEVARLRLEELDWRGERIRIRHTKTRSESMLPLLRTVGEAILDYLRNGRPQTTAREIFIRTAAPHRSLQGSGVYHVVVDRLRNAGVPIARNQGPHALRHACAVSLLGTQSPLKTIADVLGHRSLSSTRQYLKLSVNELREVGLDVPTGSES
- a CDS encoding tyrosine-type recombinase/integrase, encoding MSGLIVSWRLIRNLAANTQRIYLHYVRAFAQHFGRSPELLGPEEVHAWQLHLVESQRSRSTLVVATSALRFLYHVTLKRDWAIEEIAASKRPRMLPVILSPDEVMRFLESIPSVKHRAILMTAYAAGLRISEALSLRVCDIDSQRMVLRVAQGKGQVDRYVMLSSRLLEILRSYWRIGRPQHWLFPGSVPGQHITPGTVRRACGDARRRAGITKPITPHALRHAFATHLLESGTDVRTIQLLLGHRNLATTSRYLKVATSTVCATTSPFDRLPRPPASTISPEPPPARD